One Leptospira kirschneri serovar Cynopteri str. 3522 CT DNA segment encodes these proteins:
- a CDS encoding LIC_13029 family protein yields the protein MVETKSQKSYGLDEADLKILKSKKTSREISILLYRVLYRTEEVQQGIVKVLKEMLLRTHANHPDLFPILDRTQFTKDMIDLYKTSSSLIPEKLELFFNAVHISFQSEILYLVGKSVQFSFDIIFVVIETILNEMNLPENERTVNMKDRETILKNFRAYNDLSKIFNKIGNTKVVIDKKDDIITEISILHKDITIISIESMFRHILAQLLLSKKYNCGNLIEKWAQEYGMEDNIPSMKRVIPEKTPLTEFRLQFTNAVKILKEENEMDLMFLRTLANYYSSWVTQVSEQIPS from the coding sequence ATGGTAGAAACAAAAAGCCAGAAATCTTACGGCCTTGATGAAGCCGACCTTAAAATTCTAAAATCTAAAAAAACATCTCGTGAAATTTCTATTCTACTTTATCGAGTTCTTTATAGAACGGAAGAAGTACAACAAGGTATAGTTAAGGTTCTAAAAGAAATGTTGTTAAGAACTCATGCCAATCATCCCGATTTATTTCCGATTTTAGATCGGACTCAATTTACCAAAGATATGATCGATCTCTATAAAACTTCTTCATCTCTAATCCCTGAAAAATTAGAATTATTCTTCAACGCGGTTCATATCTCTTTTCAAAGCGAGATTCTTTATCTTGTTGGTAAATCCGTTCAATTTTCTTTCGACATTATCTTTGTAGTAATCGAAACAATCTTAAACGAAATGAATCTTCCCGAAAATGAAAGAACCGTCAATATGAAGGACAGAGAAACAATCTTGAAAAATTTCAGAGCTTACAACGATCTTTCTAAAATTTTTAACAAAATCGGAAATACAAAAGTAGTGATCGATAAGAAGGACGATATTATCACCGAAATTTCCATTCTCCATAAAGACATCACGATCATATCGATAGAAAGTATGTTCCGTCATATATTGGCCCAACTCTTACTTTCTAAAAAATATAACTGTGGAAATTTGATCGAAAAGTGGGCTCAAGAATACGGGATGGAAGATAATATTCCTTCGATGAAACGTGTAATACCAGAAAAAACTCCTCTTACCGAATTTAGACTTCAGTTTACAAACGCGGTCAAAATTCTAAAAGAAGAGAACGAAATGGATCTGATGTTTTTGAGAACTTTGGCAAATTATTATTCTTCGTGGGTAACCCAGGTTTCGGAACAAATCCCATCTTAA
- a CDS encoding DUF2804 domain-containing protein, with translation MKIIGAENKVNYGVFDGPVEFNYKEFQLLDFFGKEISGFKKRFAFKKFNYIGIITDEFLIGFAAVSLGYVYNVFAYLYHYKDGILFEFDTKGLDNESGLQFPVNPDEHRIRFQKGNSFLNVYKSHSKGKLDVDASLGNKLRFQFQANFALKTHSPLRVLNPSEPTHWTFTEKCSPLIPNSLELSYKGKPLSFDRKKTTILYDWSGGYLRRETNWYWAALGAILPNRTSIGANFAALVNETFFSENAFWINRKRKRVSRVIFDFSQKDPTKPWKIYDEDGFVNLTFIPEGERKDKMNLIVSKLYFRQFVGKFSGKFRSADKKNVSFRDVYGFTEFHRSVW, from the coding sequence ATGAAAATTATAGGCGCTGAAAATAAGGTCAACTACGGGGTATTCGACGGTCCAGTTGAATTCAATTATAAAGAGTTTCAACTGTTGGATTTTTTTGGTAAAGAAATTAGCGGATTTAAAAAACGTTTCGCATTTAAAAAATTCAATTATATCGGAATTATCACGGACGAATTCTTAATCGGCTTTGCTGCTGTCAGTCTTGGCTATGTGTATAACGTGTTTGCTTATTTGTATCATTACAAAGATGGAATTTTATTTGAGTTTGATACTAAAGGTTTAGATAACGAAAGTGGATTACAATTTCCAGTCAACCCGGACGAACATAGGATCCGATTCCAAAAAGGAAATTCTTTTCTAAACGTCTATAAATCACATTCTAAAGGTAAACTTGATGTAGACGCTTCTTTAGGAAATAAATTGCGATTTCAATTTCAAGCGAACTTTGCCCTAAAAACTCATTCTCCTTTGAGAGTTCTAAATCCTTCCGAACCTACCCATTGGACTTTTACTGAAAAATGTTCTCCTTTAATTCCGAATTCATTAGAACTTTCTTATAAAGGTAAACCTCTTTCGTTCGATCGCAAAAAAACTACAATCCTTTATGATTGGTCTGGAGGTTATCTCAGAAGGGAAACCAATTGGTATTGGGCGGCTTTGGGCGCAATTCTTCCTAATCGAACTTCAATCGGTGCTAACTTTGCAGCCTTAGTAAACGAAACCTTTTTTTCCGAGAACGCATTTTGGATCAATCGGAAACGGAAAAGGGTTTCCAGAGTGATCTTTGATTTTTCCCAAAAAGATCCGACCAAACCTTGGAAAATTTATGACGAGGACGGTTTCGTAAATCTCACATTCATCCCGGAAGGAGAAAGAAAAGATAAAATGAATCTAATTGTTTCCAAATTGTATTTCAGACAATTTGTGGGAAAATTTTCGGGTAAATTTCGTTCTGCGGATAAAAAAAACGTTTCTTTCCGAGACGTTTACGGTTTTACTGAGTTCCATCGTTCTGTTTGGTAA
- a CDS encoding HAD-IA family hydrolase, which translates to MSYQKYLFLDVGDTILHLKKSAGETYLEILLQAGLQRKENAVEIYKKAFTESWQKMQKNSPPEHRDKYQSHPGGTPGWWKELLEDFLKRVPDQVSIEKAFPIIYHKFADPELWTLDPGFWKLKDYCKKENWGLGAISNWDHRLRALLEAKGILEYLNPLIVSAEFGYEKPSPKIFEEAMRLVRLSSNCLVYCGDKYELDIKVPKSLGWRSYLKGKKGDLETLSELIQFL; encoded by the coding sequence GTGAGTTATCAGAAATATTTATTTTTAGATGTAGGAGATACAATTCTTCATCTAAAAAAATCAGCCGGAGAAACATATCTCGAAATCCTTTTACAAGCAGGGTTACAAAGGAAAGAGAATGCAGTAGAAATTTATAAAAAAGCATTCACAGAATCTTGGCAAAAGATGCAAAAAAATTCTCCACCGGAACATAGAGATAAATACCAATCTCATCCAGGAGGAACACCTGGTTGGTGGAAAGAACTACTTGAAGACTTTTTAAAAAGAGTTCCGGACCAAGTCTCGATTGAAAAAGCATTTCCGATTATATACCATAAATTCGCGGACCCGGAACTATGGACTTTGGATCCGGGGTTTTGGAAACTTAAGGATTATTGTAAAAAAGAAAACTGGGGACTCGGAGCAATTTCAAATTGGGATCACAGGCTCAGAGCGCTTTTAGAAGCAAAAGGAATATTAGAATATTTGAATCCTCTAATCGTAAGCGCCGAATTCGGATACGAAAAACCTTCTCCAAAAATATTCGAAGAAGCAATGCGTTTGGTGAGGCTTTCGAGCAATTGTTTGGTTTACTGCGGAGATAAATACGAATTGGATATAAAAGTACCAAAGTCATTAGGTTGGAGATCCTACTTAAAAGGAAAAAAAGGAGATTTGGAAACTTTATCCGAGTTGATTCAATTTTTATAA
- a CDS encoding DJ-1/PfpI family protein: MPDANFSIGIFIFPGVTQLDFTGPYEVFSRIPNVKIFLFAQSKDPVQSESGMKLIPDFDFSNCPDLDILLVPGGPGTTLLMEEFTVLDFLRKKTVNSKFITSVCTGSLVLASAGLLDGYKATTHWLSLDVLKLFPVQISSERFVKDRNRITGGGVTAGIDFTLFLTAEFFGSELAEEIQLMIEYNPVPPFTSGHPTTATSHLVEKVKSNREITQNRRKAAAIRVLTSKNIWPKS, from the coding sequence ATGCCGGATGCTAATTTCTCTATCGGAATTTTTATTTTCCCAGGAGTCACCCAACTCGATTTTACAGGGCCTTATGAAGTTTTTTCAAGAATCCCGAACGTAAAAATATTTTTATTTGCGCAATCTAAAGATCCAGTTCAGTCAGAATCTGGTATGAAATTGATTCCGGACTTCGACTTTTCGAATTGTCCAGATCTTGACATCTTACTTGTTCCTGGTGGCCCCGGAACGACTCTTCTAATGGAAGAATTTACTGTCTTGGATTTTCTCAGAAAAAAAACGGTAAATTCTAAATTCATCACTTCGGTTTGTACCGGTTCTTTGGTTCTTGCTTCTGCCGGTCTTCTCGACGGTTATAAAGCCACTACTCATTGGTTATCTTTAGATGTTTTAAAATTATTTCCGGTTCAGATTTCCAGCGAACGTTTTGTAAAAGATCGCAACCGAATTACCGGAGGTGGTGTTACTGCTGGAATCGATTTTACTCTTTTTTTAACTGCGGAATTTTTCGGTTCCGAACTTGCGGAAGAAATTCAACTTATGATTGAATACAATCCAGTTCCTCCGTTTACTTCGGGACATCCTACCACCGCCACTTCTCATTTAGTTGAGAAGGTGAAGTCAAATCGAGAGATTACTCAAAATCGCAGAAAGGCGGCGGCTATTCGGGTTTTAACATCTAAGAATATTTGGCCTAAATCCTAA
- a CDS encoding GNAT family N-acetyltransferase has translation MQKEFTFYKNYREEEKLREAFFQFTPKALYGADFRLWYQLGFWENSYIPYSFFKNEIMVSNASVCEMKIILNGQEFDAVQLATVGTLPEYQRQGLSRKLIERILKDYESKTSFFFLFGNENVLDFYPKFGFQKVEESCFVCKNLNPFRRKKSSLNFQILNANSKKDRILFRKITSSAKSTTNRFGVIQYEFILSFYWIYVYPENFYYFPENDSILVLHLDKKILWIYDILCKSPFSISKFLLDWNLEGVEEIRFGFCPDQFDFLDLEIENDIITQTDSPLFVKGFQSAFKSNFLFPMLART, from the coding sequence ATGCAGAAAGAATTTACCTTTTATAAAAACTACAGAGAAGAGGAAAAACTTAGAGAAGCGTTTTTTCAATTTACTCCCAAAGCGCTTTATGGAGCGGACTTTCGCCTTTGGTATCAGCTCGGGTTTTGGGAAAATTCCTACATTCCTTATTCTTTTTTTAAAAACGAAATTATGGTATCGAACGCCTCCGTATGCGAGATGAAGATTATATTAAACGGACAAGAATTTGACGCGGTTCAATTGGCAACAGTAGGAACTTTACCGGAATATCAGCGTCAGGGTCTTTCTCGCAAACTCATAGAACGTATTTTAAAAGATTACGAATCTAAAACTTCGTTTTTCTTTCTATTTGGAAACGAAAACGTATTAGATTTTTATCCTAAATTTGGGTTTCAAAAAGTGGAAGAATCCTGTTTTGTTTGCAAGAATCTAAATCCGTTTCGCAGAAAAAAATCTTCCCTGAATTTTCAAATCTTGAACGCAAATTCGAAAAAAGATAGAATCTTATTTCGTAAAATTACTTCTTCTGCTAAATCGACTACAAATCGATTTGGAGTTATACAATATGAATTTATTTTATCTTTTTATTGGATTTATGTATATCCAGAGAACTTTTATTATTTTCCGGAAAATGACTCTATCTTAGTTCTACATCTGGATAAAAAGATTTTATGGATATACGATATTCTTTGTAAAAGTCCTTTTTCCATTTCTAAATTTCTCTTAGATTGGAATTTAGAAGGTGTAGAAGAGATTCGTTTTGGCTTTTGCCCGGATCAATTTGATTTTTTAGATTTGGAAATTGAAAACGATATTATTACTCAAACAGATTCTCCTTTATTTGTGAAAGGTTTTCAATCGGCTTTTAAATCTAATTTTTTATTTCCGATGTTGGCAAGAACCTAA